In Monomorium pharaonis isolate MP-MQ-018 chromosome 3, ASM1337386v2, whole genome shotgun sequence, a genomic segment contains:
- the LOC105836750 gene encoding uncharacterized protein LOC105836750 isoform X7: protein MIYRDKRILGILVLLNVVAKMPANQTDSPKTDIIEETEEFTTTKRILPDRCLVKTEPGPCKHYVHKWTFNKAEGKCRTFPYGGCLGNENRFNSEAECLHYCVGGADHTLPPYLVTKGNVFVATSTTTMSTPPSTTSSTPRPTFTPPKPTKPPVPKHLRGKELTFMESGHEKTFMFAQSNTFIQLDGPGIKTFQLRLCREISFKFRTKLPHGLLVYHSVKDRPESLDPYALYVIVEKGQLKVVHVFGKQSTSLIVGQGLNRDEWHSVLVRIDVHGAKLIARVDDKQAETTLKVLERIVNYGVSEELASVVLIGGERFLPHGIFCFFITYFHFILTGLSSEERLHGVKYIIESFVGCIRDMVLSSGKSASDLLPIRPLIATKHENVKEGCIDKCRTRENLCFVPDQCVNHYNSLTCDCFGTNYEGERCDVYTATILTLRGSSYVSFRVYDWKDRVHSSVNRISLAFKTKWDNSVLFYASGEIDGTPHYIAASIINESVHVELDFGHNSKISTTLGDYVTSDHWNNLTIFHNGSSVFVSLDDEVKVLEIPGENWNMIIDPEIYIGGGPELHKKKGLLSHNNFAGSLKYVFFNDKSIIYELKRSNPMVHYIGVLEPEYYEADVEVIPITYPFAGSHIWWPIERTNSLKLNFDFKSSKPIAIVASGDVKSSRGVGYWELRQVNDEIRFQLVPVLTENITVSTSVKFPPYNTSWHAVELNYTKGELNILLDYRNKQSKLFAMAFELGDKVIIGSGKSNAGLVGCMREIRVNGQRIEPRHVINTERVVGEVALDNCQFVDPCKRPNTCEHGGKCSVKEDRITCDCTDTGYIGKNCHFAQYRKTCEELALLGYTQDDVYKIDIDGNGRFPPALVKCEFQSIEDSTKTIVEHNLPSQVDVRSITESDFSFNIKYRQFTAEMLQELISHSLYCSQYVKYDCYKAPLDLHSATWFLGSKGTTVDYIGNVNRGSCPCGMNRTCVNSNLSCNCDVSTGNAGKWLSDEGYYETPDSLGITGMVFLQQRDLEEDARGRITLGPLECVETNTQKYVVTFTTSQSYIEVPGWRKGDIAFSFRTTGEKAILLYQPPIRSNYPSFMVALTSEYRLTFNFTLNTGTNRELQVESRRKLNNGEWQKIWIDYNDYHVRFMINTDFRMVDLFPEEEFGPFEGSMFIGGATAEHLKTSSVRQGLIGCFRGLVVNGEILDIHSYMSVHLSEIIKDCKPSCQPNKCQNGAKCVELWSNFECVCENRWAHLGTYCETNINNKALTFTSPKAFLKKNYFGSDDNEERLQLKSMLLENILINLRTYDTHSLILYANDHLNNFVHLYISNGTNIVYLFNAGNEIKNITVENPHVNTGISVQIAIIRGENWTTLFVNEYNVTLNATPILLDTYSNKPWTNSEKEVLAPQRPPAPPTDYFQVNLGGFDPDNLLRVGKEGALIQGYVGCLRGLMIGKYLVDLPSLASEANHEGSKGVLPNCQMKCDAMPCKNLGICTEDFGRQESSCNCELTSYFGEHCADEKGADFSGESVLQREFELEGEVNQVKVQLAFSTNELRQRTTALLLVQTDNKRSYYLLVALTSEGQLIFEEDRDGSAAGVRLSDRNFLNGARHSVYYVRDNNTAILLIDREPVQLLPIPGIPIPDEDETPGATEIQLGGLNTTDSRFTAYKGYTGCLSNVVISINGGPDMKPLEEYMLFTKQGSETVRATIPGGVRSAQCAVFHVQPGGFEPPKNDSVGRDKAWVEDPPERILYKSQYSGATQEEQGAGTYIFIALCCVFVAAVIGCIYEVWRSARKDRRRRRDAASGAVATTASGSQRWQPQQYTESLVTASGVKAVGFKMDDDKRPNGTHVKVPNSKEYKPLPNSEPKELMNDKKVHIKADEEPEKKELLGVNTGIVIKPVKPNPFSMEDLTEEPELEEREEEEEEEEEEDTQDPEVDENKDQLTQEYQQEEQKDTNNDRDGELLVMPASVDGDIGRQSKMQGNYLVPGKPITFNTSPIFLPDGQRTFGNPLSYLGGPNLSSRNRSSIESMLSLD, encoded by the exons ATGATCTACCGCGACAAAAGGATCCTCGGGATCCTTGTCCTGCTCAACGTAGTCGCGAAGATGCCGGCGAATCAGACGGATTCGCCAAAAACAGATATAATCGAAGAAACCGAAGAATTTACTACGACCAAAAGGATTCTGCCCGACAGATGTCTTGTCAAGACAGAACCGGGACCCTGCAAGCACTACGTACACAAATGGACCTTCAACAAGGCCGAAGGAAAATGCCGAACTTTTCCTTACGGCGGTTGTTTGGGAAATGAAAATCGATTTAATTCAGAGGCGGAGTGCCTCCATTATTGCGTCGGTGGTGCCGATC atacgCTACCGCCTTATCTTGTAACAAAGGGCAACGTATTTGTGGCAACGAGCACCACGACAATGAGCACTCCACCGTCGACCACCAGTAGCACGCCACGACCGACCTTTACACCCCCGAAACCAACGAAACCGCCGGTGCCAAAGCACCTACGAGGAAAG GAATTGACTTTCATGGAATCTGGTCACGAGAAAACGTTCATGTTCGCACAAAGTAATACTTTCATCCAGCTCGACGGCCCTGGCATCAAAACCTTCCAGTTGAG aTTATGTCGCGAGATATCCTTCAAGTTCCGCACCAAGCTTCCACACGGTTTGCTAGTTTATCACAGTGTCAAAGATCGCCCAGAGAGCCTCGACCCTTATGCCCTTTATGTGATAGTAGAGAAGGGTCAGTTAAAAGTTGTTCATGTATTCGGCAAACAGTCGACTAGTTTAATAGTCGGTCAAGGACTTAACAGAGACGAGTGGCACAGCGTTCTCGTGAGGATCGACGTGCACGGGGCAAAGTTAATCGCCAGGGTCGACGATAAACAAGCCGAGACTACTCTAAAAGTTTTAGAGCGCATCGTTAATTACGGAGTATCCGAAGAACTGGCCTCGGTAGTCCTTATCGGAGGTGAGAGATTTCTTCCCCAcggaattttttgtttctttatcacttattttcactttatttTGACAGGACTGAGTTCCGAAGAACGATTGCATGGAGTGAAATACATAATAGAATCCTTTGTCGGCTGTATCAGGGATATGGTTCTGAGTTCCGGCAAATCCGCCAGCGATCTACTGCCCATTCGACCACTAATCGCGACCAAGCATGAGAATGTTAAGGAAGGATGTATCGATAA GTGCAGGACACGAGAGAACTTGTGCTTCGTCCCCGATCAATGTGTGAATCACTATAATAGTCTGACGTGTGACTGTTTCGGCACGAATTATGAGGGTGAACGTTGCGATGTGTACA CCGCGACCATACTGACGCTTAGAGGCTCCTCATACGTGTCCTTTCGCGTGTACGATTGGAAGGATCGTGTTCACTCGTCTGTCAACAGGATCAGCCTCGCTTTTAAG ACAAAATGGGACAATTCTGTCTTGTTTTATGCTTCTGGTGAAATCGACGGCACGCCGCATTACATTGCAGCTTCCATTATAAACGAATCGGTTCACGTTGAACTCGATTTCGGACATAATTCGAAGATCTCCACCACGTTGGGCGATTACGTCACGTCGGATCATTGGAATAACTTGACCATATTCCATAACGGATCCTCCGTCTTCGTCAGTTTAGACGACGAGGTCAAGGTACTAGAAATACCGGGAGAAAATTGGAATATGATTATCGATCCGGAAATATACATCGGTGGTGGTCCGGAGCTCCACAAAAAGAAGGGTCTCCTGTCGCACAATAATTTTGCAG GTTCCCTGAAGTATGTGTTTTTCAACGACAAATCAATTATATACGAATTGAAGCGCTCTAACCCTATGGTGCACTACATCGGTGTGTTGGAACCGGAATACTACGAAGCCGATGTCGAAGTCATTCCGATCACGTATCCTTTCGCGGGAAGTCATATCTGGTGGCCGATCGAGCGAACTAATTCGCTGAAGTTAAACTTCGATTTCAAAAGCTCAAAGCCAATCGCGATTGTCGCTTCAGGAGATGTTAAGAGCAGTCGCGGTGTTGGTTACTGGGAG TTACGTCAAGTCAATGACGAAATTCGTTTCCAACTGGTACCAGTTTTAACGGAAAACATTACGGTATCAACTTCCGTGAAGTTTCCGCCTTACAATACTTCTTGGCACGCAGTTGAGCTTAATTATACAAAAGGTGAACTTAACATCCTCCTCGATTACAGAAATAAACAGAGCAAGCTCTTCGCTATGGCATTTGAGTTGGGAGATAAAGTCATTATAGGAAGTGGTAAAAGTAATGCGG GTCTAGTAGGATGTATGCGTGAGATACGAGTGAATGGTCAAAGAATCGAACCTAGACACGTAATTAATACCGAAAGAGTAGTCGGAGAAGTCGCTTTAGACAATTGTCAATTTGTGGATCCGTGCAAGAGGCCGAACACTTGTGAACATGGCGGTAAATGCTCGGTCAAGGAAGATAGGATCACATGTGATTGCACAGATACGGGATATATTGGAAAGAACTGCCATTTTG CACAATACAGAAAAACCTGTGAAGAATTGGCTCTTTTGGGATACACGCAAGATGACGTTTATAAAATCGACATCGATGGAAACGGTAGATTTCCGCCTGCCTTGGTAAAGTGCGAATTTCAATCGATCGAAGATTCGACTAAAACGATTGTCGAACACAATCTACCCTCCCAAGTGGACGTCAGATCTATCACCGAGAGCGACTTCTCCTTCAATATCAAGTATAGGCAGTTCACCGCCGAAATGCTGCAAGAATTGATCTCGCACTCGCTTTATTGCAGTCAATATGTAAAGTACGATTGTTACAAGGCACCCTTGGACTTGCATAGCGCTACGTGGTTCTTAGGTTCCAAAGGTACCACTGTCGATTATATCGGCAACGTCAATCGTGGATCCTGTCCTTGTGGAA tgAACAGAACATGCGTGAATTCCAACTTGAGCTGCAATTGCGATGTGTCTACTGGAAACGCCGGAAAATGGTTGTCAGATGAGGGATATTACGAAACACCTGATTCCTTAGGCATCACCGGAATGGTGTTCTTGCAACAAAGAGATCTCGAAGAAGATGCTCGGGGACGTATCACCTTAGGGCCATTGGAATGTGTTGAAACAA ATACACAAAAATACGTGGTAACGTTCACGACGTCGCAATCATACATCGAAGTGCCTGGTTGGAGAAAGGGTGACATAGCCTTCAGTTTTCGAACAACAGGCGAGAAGGCTATTCTTCTCTATCAACCGCCAATTCGGAGTAACTATCCTTCCTTCATGGTCGCCCTAACATCGGAATATCGGTTGACCTTTAATTTCACTCTGAATACCGGTACTAATCGCGAATTACAAGTAGAAAGTCGACGAAAACTGAATAATGGCGAGTGGCAGAAGATTTGGATTGACTACAATGATTATCACGTGAGATTTATGATCAACACTGACTTTCGAATGGTAGATTTGTTTCCTGAAGAGGAATTTGGGCCCTTCGAGGGATCTATGTTCATTGGCGGAGCTACTGC AGAGCATTTGAAAACTTCTTCTGTTCGACAAGGCCTTATTGGTTGTTTCCGTGGTCTCGTTGTTAACGGAGAAATATTAGACATTCACAGTTATATGTCGgtacatttatcagaaatcatTAAAGACTGTAAGCCTTCGTGTCAACCTAATAAATGTCAAAACGGCGCCAAATGCGTCGAGTTGTGGAGTAATTTCGAATGCGTATGCGAAAATCGATGGGCACATTTAGGCACTTATTGCGAGACAA ATATCAACAATAAAGCTTTAACATTTACCTCACCAAAAgcgttcttaaaaaaaaattacttcggGTCGGACGACAACGAGGAGAGATTGCAGTTGAAAAGCATGCtactagaaaatattttaattaatttaagaacttATGATACTCATTCTCTGATACTTTATGCGAATGATCATTTGAACAATTTTGTACATCTCTACATCTCAAACGGTACCAATATCGTATACCTTTTCAACGCGGGCAATGAGATCAAGAATATCACCGTGGAAAATCCAC ATGTCAACACAGGAATCTCCGTGCAAATAGCTATAATTCGAGGCGAGAATTGGACTACGTTGTTCGTGAACGAATATAACGTCACATTGAACGCGACACCGATACTCCTAGACACATATTCAAACAAGCCTTGGACGAATTCAGAGAAAGAAGTTCTCGCACCGCAACGGCCGCCAGCACCTCCCACTGATTATTTCCAA GTAAATTTAGGAGGATTCGATCCTGACAATCTGCTCAGAGTCGGAAAGGAAGGCGCTTTAATTCAAGGATACGTTGGTTGCTTGCGAGGACTCATGATCGGCAAATATCTCGTCGATCTACCGAGCTTAGCCAGTGAAGCGAATCATGAAGGGAGTAAAGGTGTTCTGCCAAATTGTCAAATGAAATGCGACGCGATGCCCTGCAAAAATTTAGGAATCTGCACAGAGGATTTCGGCAGGCAGGAATCTTCTTGTAACTGCGAGCTGACGTCCTATTTTGGCGAACATTGTGCCGATG AAAAGGGCGCCGATTTCAGCGGGGAAAGTGTACTTCAACGCGAATTCGAACTCGAGGGCGAGGTGAATCAGGTGAAAGTACAGCTGGCATTCTCAACGAACGAACTGCGACAGCGTACCACCGCGTTGCTGCTGGTACAAACCGACAACAA AAGGAGCTACTACTTATTGGTGGCCTTGACGTCCGAGGGACAGCTAATCTTCGAAGAGGACAGGGACGGCTCGGCAGCTGGAGTACGCCTAAGCGATCGGAATTTCCTGAATGGTGCACGTCACAGCGTCTACTACGTTCGCGATAATAACACGGCCATTCTCTTA atTGACCGTGAACCCGTCCAATTGCTACCAATTCCGGGAATACCGATACCAGACGAGGACGAAACTCCGGGTGCCACGGAAATACAGCTTGGTGGATTGAATACCACCGATTCGCGATTTACTGCTTATAAGGGATATACCGGTTGTCTCAGCA acGTCGTGATATCTATCAATGGAGGCCCTGACATGAAACCGTTAGAGGAATATATGCTATTTACGAAACAGGGCAGCGAGACCGTGCGAGCAACGATACCCGGCGGCGTTAGAAGTGCTCAATGCGCGGTTTTCCATGTTCAACCAGGTGGTTTTGAACCGCCAAAGAATGACAGCGTG gGCCGTGATAAAGCGTGGGTCGAGGATCCACCGGAAAGAATCCTATATAAATCGCAATATTCGGGCGCTACTCAGGAAGAGCAAGGCGCGGGAACGTATATCTTCATAGCTCTATGCTGCGTCTTCGTGGCCGCGGTGATCGGGTGCATTTACGAGGTGTGGCGAAGTGCGCGCAAGGATCGTCGACGACGTCGCGACGCGGCCTCAGGAGCTGTTGCGACCACCGCTTCCGGTTCGCAGAGGTGGCAGCCGCAACAGTACACGGAATCCCTGGTCACCGCGTCTGGCGTGAAAGCGGTCGGCTTCAAGATGGACGATGACAAGAGGCCGAATGGAACTCACGTAAAAGTACCCAATTCCAAAGAATACAAACCACTGCCGAATTCAGAACCCAAGGAGTTAATGAACGATAAAAAAGTTCACATTAAAG CAGACGAAGAACCAGAGAAAAAGGAGCTCCTAGGGGTAAATACAGGCATCGTCATTAAACCTGTGAAACCGAACCCATTc TCAATGGAAGATCTAACAGAAGAACCCGAACTAGAAGAAcgcgaggaagaagaggaagaagaagaggaagaggacaCCCAGGATCCGGAGGTAGACGAAAACAAAGATCAACTAACACAGGAATATCAGCAAGAGGAGCAAAAGGACACGAATAACGATCGAGATGGCGAGCTTCTAGTTATGCCG GCGTCTGTGGATGGAGACATTGGAAGACAATCGAAGATGCAAGGAAACTACTTGG taccAGGCAAGCCGATAACTTTCAATACGTCTCCTATCTTCTTGCCGGACGGCCAACGAACTTTCGGCAATCCATTGAGCTATCTCGGTGGTCCGAACTTATCATCGAGGAATAGATCCTCTATCGAATCGATGTTATCACTGGACTGA